One window of Microtus pennsylvanicus isolate mMicPen1 chromosome X, mMicPen1.hap1, whole genome shotgun sequence genomic DNA carries:
- the LOC142841560 gene encoding histone H2A-Bbd type 2/3-like has translation MPRTRQSSRQGSSGSTRHRARSSRAGLTLSVSLVEHLLREAGHTSRLSETAPIWLTAVLEFLVRRVLELAVNEAQRRGAEMFITPELLDFTVYNNAPLSELFQFTTISHVPLPEPGRRRSSRRRH, from the exons ATGCCCCGGACCAGGCAGAGCAGCCGCCAAGGGTCGTCTG GGTCGACTCGCCACCGCGCACGCTCCTCCAGAGCCGGGCTGACACTGTCTGTCAGTCTGGTGGAACACCTTCTTCGGGAGGCCGGCCATACCTCGCGACTGAGCGAAACAGCGCCCATCTGGCTGACCGCCGTCCTGGAGTTCTTGGTCCGCAGAGTGCTGGAGCTGGCAGTCAACGAGGCCCAACGCCGAGGTGCCGAGATGTTCATCACCCCGGAGCTGCTGGACTTCACTGTCTACAACAACGCGCCCCTCAGCGAACTGTTCCAGTTCACCACCATCTCTCATGTGCCTCTGCCGGAACCTGGTCGTCGTCGCAGCAGTCGTCGACGTCACTGA